The following are from one region of the Salvia hispanica cultivar TCC Black 2014 chromosome 1, UniMelb_Shisp_WGS_1.0, whole genome shotgun sequence genome:
- the LOC125200289 gene encoding disease resistance protein RPP13-like, translating into MAAYGAAISLKNTIRCLLQSSRISLAPPSPQILQPVYEAMVDLQKALLKLEETGYSKIRTKVNALDERIKEAIWEFEDLLESHVYQQILPQVEGHLSFSVDLHSLRQSVDCFIQRVTVMEAEFDIELLNMPEEEGQPISSRIDFHGIDSNMVGLSQEFESTRDYLLGENKESYYAITGMAGVGKTTFAKKLFDDPSLKSHFELRVWVKVGRKCESNETLRCIVTQVDRDQMLTQGDEDNDEKLVRLLKERLKDKKCFIVLDDVWKWNARVMDKLPRENVRILLTSRQNLEECRIGRKLRLLNDEESKKLLGKKVFGEDGFPPHLDELGEKIVKKCEGLPLVIVKVELLSKEEITPQYWAEMLFLYFGAYPPYIDIEPHVILNRLSTEGFVESFGRQFLGDFMDGDASNFHLHEWVAVLATVEVWDMQELQHIEVWGKDLPTPDSSTAALDRLDTLNGVSEKSCTREKLKRIPNLKRLGIVVELQPYDEDDDRNPLSNLGFISEELQYLNTLAYTVMYPDIKREFMVPLSMFPSSLTTLNLSGLGCPWENMNVIGSMLPNLMFLTLKGYAFRSAEWNIEALDTVIIKDTDLVRLIAQHGSLPRLKLLSIRHCYKLQQFNWSRDPSMVTIAIELVECNPLAVVSAKQLKPESVFKIRSHSSF; encoded by the exons ACAAATCTTACAACCCGTTTACGAGGCCATGGTTGACTTGCAGAAAGCTCTGCTAAAATTGGAGGAGACCGGCTACAGCAAGATCCGGACGAAGGTGAATGCTTTGGACGAACGAATCAAAGAGGCCATATGGGAATTCGAAGATTTACTCGAATCTCATGTGTATCAACAGATTCTTCCACAAGTCGAAGGTCACTTGTCTTTCTCGGTAGATCTGCATAGTCTCCGACAGAGTGTTGATTGCTTCATCCAGAGGGTGACAGTGATGGAGGCGGAGTTCGATATTGAACTACTCAATATGCCTGAAGAAGAAGGCCAACCTATTTCCTCAAGAATTGATTTTCACGGAATCGACTCAAACATGGTTGGGTTATCCCAAGAATTTGAAAGCACAAGGGATTATCTTCttggagaaaataaagagagcTACTATGCAATTACGGGGATGGCAGGAGTTGGAAAGACAACATTtgctaaaaaattatttgacgATCCATCACTTAAGAGTCATTTCGAGCTTCGAGTATGGGTTAAAGTGGGCAGAAAATGTGAATCTAATGAAACATTACGATGCATAGTAACTCAAGTGGATCGCGACCAAATGCTTACCCAAGGAGACGAAGACAACGACGAGAAATTAGTTAGACTCTTGAAAGAGAGATTGAAGGataagaaatgtttcattgtgttggatgatgtATGGAAATGGAATGCGCGAGTTATGGATAAATTGCCACGAGAAAATGTCCGAATCTTGCTAACGAGCAGGCAAAATTTAGAAGAATGCCGAATTGGGCGTAAACTACGCTTGTTGAATGATGAAGAAAGTAAGAAATTACTTGGCAAGAAGGTGTTCGGTGAAGATGGTTTTCCTCCTCACCTTGATGAACTAGGAGAAAAGATTGTCAAAAAATGTGAAGGTCTTCCACTTGTGATAGTCAAAGTTGAGCTCCTATCCAAAGAAGAAATAACCCCACAATACTGGGCCGAG ATGTTATTTCTGTATTTCGGAGCTTACCCTCCGTATATTGATATTGAACCACACGTCATCTTAAATCGGTTGAGTACTGAGGGGTTTGTTGAATCTTTTGGTAGACAATTTTTGGGTGATTTTATGGATGGAGACGCTtctaattttcatttgcacGAATGGGTGGCAGTCCTCGCTACCG TGGAAGTATGGGACATGCAAGAACTACAACATATCGAGGTATGGGGAAAAGACCTACCTACCCCTGATTCTTCTACTGCTGCATTGGATAGACTTGACACTCTTAATGGTGTGAGTGAAAAGAGTTGCACAAGAGAAAAACTCAAGAGAATCCCAAATTTAAAGAGATTAGGAATTGTGGTAGAATTGCAGCCttatgatgaagatgatgatagAAACCCATTGAGTAACTTGGGTTTTATATCAGAGGAACTCCAGTATTTGAACACACTTGCATATACTGTGATGTATCCAGATATTAAGCGTGAGTTTATGGTTCCTCTATCGATGTTCCCATCAAGTTTGACAACTTTGAATTTGAGTGGCTTAGGGTGTCCATGGGAGAACATGAATGTCATAGGTTCGATGCTACCAAATCTCATGTTCCTCACGTTAAAAGGCTATGCCTTTCGAAGCGCCGAGTGGAATATAGAAGCACTTGATACAGTTATAATTAAGGACACCGATTTGGTGCGATTGATAGCTCAACATGGAAGTCTACCAAGGCTCAAACTCCTAAGCATACGCCATTGCTACAAATTACAACAATTCAATTGGTCGCGTGATCCCTCAATGGTCACCATTGCAATTGAGTTAGTTGAGTGCAACCCCTTAGCCGTCGTTTCTGCCAAGCAATTAAAGCCTGAATCTGTCTTTAAAATTCGTTCTCACTCTTCTTTTTGA